One part of the Desulfonema ishimotonii genome encodes these proteins:
- a CDS encoding NYN domain-containing protein, translating into MSDEKTEKLAVLIDADNAQPAIVEGLLSEIAKYGTANVKRIYGDWTLPDLKGWKEVLLQYSIQPIQQFRYTTGKNATDSAMIIDAMDLLYTDNFNGFCIVSSDSDFTKLASRIREAGLFVYGFGEKKTPGPFVSACDKFIFTEVLRSKDDDSAKINRKTASELKQDSKLVNLLRSAVENSSDDSGWAHLASVGSNIAKQAPEFDPRNYGYKKLGELVAATKLFQIEEREVGDGPSKSLYLKDRRKR; encoded by the coding sequence ATGTCAGACGAAAAAACTGAAAAATTAGCGGTATTAATAGACGCTGATAATGCACAGCCGGCCATTGTCGAAGGACTGCTATCGGAAATCGCAAAATACGGGACTGCGAATGTAAAGCGGATTTACGGGGACTGGACATTGCCGGATCTGAAGGGGTGGAAGGAGGTTCTGTTACAGTATTCAATTCAGCCCATTCAGCAGTTCAGATATACCACAGGGAAAAATGCCACTGACAGCGCAATGATAATTGATGCAATGGATTTGCTTTATACTGACAATTTTAACGGATTCTGCATCGTATCCAGTGACAGCGATTTTACCAAACTGGCGTCAAGGATAAGAGAGGCGGGCCTTTTTGTGTATGGCTTCGGAGAGAAAAAAACGCCCGGCCCGTTTGTCTCAGCATGTGACAAGTTCATCTTCACCGAAGTCCTCCGGTCAAAAGATGACGATTCCGCCAAAATCAATCGTAAAACAGCATCCGAGTTAAAGCAGGATTCAAAACTGGTTAACCTGTTACGAAGCGCTGTTGAAAACTCTTCTGATGACAGTGGCTGGGCACATCTGGCATCTGTGGGCAGTAATATCGCCAAACAGGCACCGGAATTTGATCCGCGAAATTACGGGTACAAAAAACTGGGTGAGCTTGTGGCAGCAACAAAGCTGTTCCAGATCGAGGAAAGAGAGGTCGGAGACGGGCCTTCAAAATCACTGTATCTGAAAGACAGAAGAAAAAGATAA
- a CDS encoding ORF6N domain-containing protein, translated as MNHQAIEISGTEIPVIEYRNERVITFKNIDRVHQRPEGTASRNFKANRTRFVQKKHFYLIDNAKKDEFRLFGIDIPPRGLTLITERGYLLLVKSFTDDLAWEIQERLIDGYFRAKAYEQTRPEFSESSSGLSGELFDRSADRFEKALKTVTLMGISGRREALLTANRITRETTGVDLVDIIRPELKKTTPLRTGNLPRIPSVTESELIRFAELWHSEYGSRSVLTRQLCELTEGTDIQIPPGRCETRFQKIKFGKMLSKPDGHQIGHYRITGAGKKRNLRLWRLKRADDK; from the coding sequence ATGAATCATCAGGCCATCGAAATTTCCGGCACAGAGATTCCCGTCATTGAATACAGGAATGAGCGGGTGATTACGTTCAAAAATATTGACCGGGTGCATCAGCGGCCCGAAGGGACAGCCAGCAGAAATTTTAAAGCGAATCGTACAAGATTTGTCCAGAAAAAGCACTTTTATCTTATTGATAATGCTAAAAAAGACGAATTTCGTCTTTTTGGAATCGACATCCCCCCGCGCGGGCTGACGCTCATCACCGAGCGCGGCTATCTGCTTCTGGTCAAATCCTTCACAGATGATCTTGCGTGGGAAATTCAGGAACGGCTCATTGACGGATATTTCCGCGCAAAAGCGTACGAACAAACCCGGCCCGAATTTTCGGAATCATCATCCGGCCTGAGCGGAGAGCTGTTTGACCGCAGCGCTGACCGGTTTGAAAAGGCACTGAAAACGGTGACGCTCATGGGGATCAGCGGCAGGCGGGAGGCCCTGCTCACAGCCAACCGCATCACCAGAGAGACCACCGGCGTTGATCTGGTTGACATCATCCGGCCGGAGCTGAAGAAAACCACCCCTCTCAGAACCGGGAACCTCCCGCGCATCCCGTCCGTCACCGAATCAGAACTGATCAGGTTTGCCGAGCTGTGGCATTCCGAATACGGCAGCCGCTCGGTGCTGACACGCCAGCTGTGCGAACTGACCGAAGGTACGGATATTCAGATTCCCCCGGGCCGCTGTGAAACGCGCTTTCAAAAGATAAAATTCGGAAAAATGCTTTCAAAACCGGACGGCCATCAGATCGGCCATTACCGCATCACCGGAGCGGGCAAAAAAAGAAATCTGAGGCTCTGGCGGCTGAAACGGGCGGATGACAAATAG
- a CDS encoding deoxyribonuclease IV, translating into MPENKLLIGAHFSISGGLHNALYTARDYGCTALQIFTKNARTWKENTLSAGAIARFEAARRETGITAIASHASYLINLATPEPEKREMACHALTQELIRSSALAIPWVILHPGAHMGKGEDAGMARIADAVRAIFDAVPGVSPRLLLETTAGQGSGIGHTFDQLAALLEKIDAPDRTGICLDTCHIFAAGYDIRTAAVYGETMSRFDAVIGLEHLRVIHLNDSKKPLGAKVDRHAHIGDGEIGLTGFACLMNDPRLAHALKIIETPKEKGADWDAVNLARLRDLVR; encoded by the coding sequence ATGCCTGAAAACAAACTGCTCATCGGAGCGCATTTTTCCATATCCGGCGGGCTGCACAACGCCCTGTACACGGCACGGGACTATGGCTGCACCGCGCTCCAGATATTCACCAAAAACGCCCGGACGTGGAAAGAAAACACGCTGTCGGCAGGGGCGATCGCCCGTTTTGAAGCGGCCCGGCGCGAGACCGGCATCACGGCCATCGCATCCCACGCCTCCTATCTGATCAATCTGGCAACCCCGGAACCGGAAAAGCGGGAAATGGCCTGTCACGCGCTGACACAGGAGCTGATCCGCTCATCGGCCCTGGCGATCCCCTGGGTGATTCTCCATCCGGGCGCACACATGGGAAAAGGCGAGGATGCCGGGATGGCGCGCATCGCGGATGCGGTTCGCGCCATCTTCGATGCGGTTCCGGGTGTCAGCCCCCGCCTGCTGCTGGAGACGACCGCCGGACAGGGCAGCGGCATCGGCCACACCTTTGATCAGCTCGCAGCCCTGCTGGAAAAAATCGACGCCCCGGACCGCACGGGGATCTGTCTGGACACCTGCCACATCTTTGCCGCCGGTTACGATATCCGCACAGCGGCGGTCTATGGCGAAACCATGAGCCGGTTCGACGCGGTTATCGGGCTGGAACACCTCCGCGTCATCCATCTGAACGATTCCAAAAAGCCCCTGGGGGCAAAGGTGGACCGGCACGCCCACATCGGGGATGGCGAGATCGGCCTGACCGGGTTCGCCTGCCTGATGAATGACCCGCGCCTGGCCCACGCCCTTAAAATCATTGAAACCCCCAAAGAAAAAGGCGCGGACTGGGATGCGGTCAACCTGGCGCGCCTCCGGGATCTGGTGCGCTGA
- the pepN gene encoding aminopeptidase N, with product METPQVKYLRDYRPPAYWVDTIDLNVELKETDTLVRSTLTVRRNTDEADETTPLILNGRNMELMSAMLDGNPLSEDQYQTDAEHLTISDVPARFTLETTVKIQPQQNTSLEGLYRSGGMFCTQCEAEGFRNITWFPDRPDVMARYSCTIVADRKKYPILLSNGNLTDSGDMDDGRHWVRWEDPFKKPCYLFALVAGDLFCLEDTFRTQSGRDVALRIFVEHENRDKCDYAMQSLRKSMKWDEEAYGREYDLDIYMIVAVNDFNMGAMENKGLNVFNSKYVLAKPETATDADFWNIERVIAHEYFHNWTGNRITLRNWFQLSLKEGLTVFRDQEFSSDMTSRPVKRIADVRVLRAYQFPEDGGPMAHPVRPASYIKMDNFYTVTVYEKGAEVIRMIHRLLGPEGFRKGTDLYFERHDGQAVSIEEFVGAMADANGADFSQFMRWYSQAGTPEVTVKRAYDAENRTYALTFTQKCPPTPDMADKAPMHIPVALGLLGRDGEDMPLQLRGESEPGPTTRVLELRAAEETFEFVNVPEAPVPSILRGFSAPVRLRAGYTDEEQAFLFACDSDEFNRWDAGQNLFAKVMLRLIRDIRVGTAPDLRPDMIESFRQTLRNTDLDKSFIAQALTLPTESELAILMSESGDIDPDAIHAARHFTVRTLAQALKSDFEQVFDENRDAGPYRVEPEAIGRRSLKNLALGYLGKLETPAVSRFIAAQFQKADNMTDEIAALSVLSHMDCEEREPAIARFYERWQSDVLVLDKWFALQAAARLPGTLDKVKALLEHPDFSIKNPNKVRALIGAFCGMNPWRFHDASGAGYEFLADRVIELNAINPQIASRMVAVLNHWKKYDAGRQALMKTQLERIAATPDLSENVYEIVSKALA from the coding sequence ATGGAGACACCCCAAGTGAAATATCTCAGAGACTATCGCCCCCCGGCCTACTGGGTGGATACCATTGACCTGAATGTTGAGCTGAAGGAGACCGATACCCTTGTCAGATCGACCCTGACGGTTCGTCGGAACACCGACGAAGCTGATGAGACAACGCCCCTGATCCTCAACGGGCGCAACATGGAACTGATGTCAGCCATGCTGGACGGCAACCCGCTCTCCGAAGACCAGTATCAGACGGATGCGGAACACCTCACCATCTCCGACGTTCCGGCCCGTTTTACCCTGGAAACCACCGTAAAAATTCAGCCCCAGCAGAACACCTCGCTGGAGGGGCTGTACCGGTCCGGCGGTATGTTCTGCACCCAGTGCGAGGCCGAGGGATTTCGCAATATCACCTGGTTCCCGGACCGGCCCGATGTCATGGCCCGATATTCCTGCACCATTGTGGCGGACCGGAAAAAATACCCGATCCTGCTCTCCAACGGCAACCTGACCGACTCGGGCGACATGGACGACGGACGCCACTGGGTCCGGTGGGAAGATCCGTTCAAAAAGCCCTGTTACCTCTTTGCCCTGGTGGCCGGAGACCTCTTCTGTCTTGAGGATACCTTCCGCACGCAGTCGGGCCGGGACGTGGCCCTGCGGATCTTCGTGGAGCATGAAAACAGGGACAAATGCGACTACGCCATGCAGTCCCTCAGAAAGTCCATGAAATGGGACGAGGAGGCCTACGGCAGGGAGTACGATCTCGACATCTACATGATCGTGGCCGTCAACGATTTCAACATGGGGGCGATGGAGAACAAGGGCCTCAACGTCTTCAACTCCAAATATGTGCTGGCAAAGCCGGAAACGGCCACGGATGCGGATTTCTGGAACATCGAGCGGGTCATTGCCCACGAGTATTTCCATAACTGGACCGGCAACCGGATCACCCTGCGCAACTGGTTCCAGCTCAGCCTCAAAGAGGGACTGACCGTGTTCCGGGATCAGGAATTCTCTTCCGACATGACCTCCCGACCGGTCAAGCGGATCGCCGATGTTCGTGTACTCCGGGCCTATCAGTTCCCGGAAGACGGGGGACCGATGGCCCACCCGGTCCGCCCGGCCTCATATATCAAGATGGACAATTTCTACACGGTGACGGTCTATGAAAAGGGGGCCGAGGTCATCCGCATGATTCACCGGCTGCTGGGGCCGGAGGGATTTCGGAAGGGGACGGACCTCTATTTCGAGCGTCACGACGGCCAGGCCGTCTCCATTGAGGAGTTTGTGGGGGCAATGGCGGACGCGAACGGCGCGGATTTCAGCCAGTTCATGCGCTGGTATTCCCAGGCCGGTACGCCAGAAGTCACGGTGAAACGGGCTTATGACGCGGAAAACAGGACCTATGCCCTCACCTTTACCCAGAAATGTCCGCCCACCCCGGATATGGCCGACAAAGCGCCCATGCACATCCCTGTAGCGCTGGGGCTGCTGGGCAGGGACGGGGAGGATATGCCGCTTCAGCTTCGCGGCGAAAGCGAGCCCGGACCGACCACACGGGTGCTGGAACTCCGGGCGGCGGAAGAGACCTTTGAGTTTGTCAATGTGCCGGAAGCGCCGGTTCCGTCGATTTTGCGGGGATTTTCCGCGCCGGTCCGGCTGCGGGCCGGTTATACGGATGAGGAGCAGGCGTTCCTCTTTGCCTGTGATTCGGACGAATTCAACCGCTGGGATGCGGGGCAGAATCTGTTTGCCAAAGTCATGCTCCGACTGATCCGCGATATCCGGGTCGGCACTGCGCCGGATCTGCGGCCCGATATGATTGAATCGTTCCGACAGACCCTGCGGAACACGGATCTGGATAAGTCCTTTATCGCCCAGGCCCTCACCCTGCCCACGGAATCGGAGCTGGCGATCCTGATGAGCGAAAGTGGCGATATTGACCCGGACGCCATTCATGCGGCCCGGCACTTTACCGTCCGCACCCTTGCCCAGGCCCTGAAATCCGACTTTGAGCAGGTGTTTGATGAAAACCGGGACGCCGGACCCTACCGGGTGGAACCGGAGGCCATCGGCCGCAGGAGTCTGAAAAATCTGGCGCTGGGGTATCTGGGCAAACTGGAAACCCCGGCGGTCAGCCGATTTATTGCGGCGCAGTTTCAAAAGGCCGACAACATGACCGATGAAATCGCGGCCCTGTCGGTGCTGTCGCACATGGACTGCGAGGAGCGCGAGCCTGCCATCGCCCGGTTCTACGAGCGGTGGCAGTCGGACGTGCTGGTGCTGGACAAGTGGTTTGCCCTTCAGGCTGCGGCCCGGCTTCCCGGCACTCTGGACAAAGTGAAGGCGCTTCTGGAACACCCGGACTTTTCCATCAAAAATCCCAACAAGGTCCGGGCGCTGATCGGCGCGTTCTGCGGCATGAACCCGTGGCGGTTCCACGATGCCTCCGGTGCCGGGTATGAATTTCTCGCCGACCGGGTCATCGAACTGAACGCCATCAACCCGCAGATTGCGTCCCGGATGGTGGCCGTGCTGAACCACTGGAAGAAATACGATGCAGGCCGTCAGGCGCTGATGAAAACGCAGTTGGAGCGGATCGCGGCCACACCCGATCTGTCCGAAAATGTGTATGAAATCGTCTCCAAGGCCCTGGCATAG
- a CDS encoding polymorphic toxin-type HINT domain-containing protein — MTACDGATYTWNAENRLIAAETADRKITFLYDYMGRRVRKQVYSGTPGSWNALPDETRVFVYNGWNLIRETVTGTASGETYYVWGFDLSQFMQGAGGIGGLLCSVSGGEVRRYTYDANGNVGQLVDESGVIVAHYEYDPFGNEIRADGAGAQDNPFRFSTKYLDAETGFYYYGFRYYVPKIGRWINRDPLGEEGGYNLYAFVFNNSFAYVDPFGMQGLSDYIYKIHDHSKKLGAYHLTQMRKALRTLDLAGYLLNGFNAAFYNTASVFIPENDDEMFLALVTFDMGPAMGEGLIYIARGSKGLYYKFFKKCGDDLIEVAPKELPKEVARTIPRNLSKAAGKQGCFVAGTPVRTIEGLRFIEDIEADDFVLARDTETGEFSWRKVVRTFVRDDQQIIELKLEGENGTKEKIGATVEHPFWVKDRGWIGARELLPGDEVFTSKGGWLKVTGSTWLSGKQAVYNFEVDGLHNYFVGETGAWVHNESYVKISKEASLLRTGGNDTTVNVKTKAEADKLLKEAFPDYQKVNGVGPQDTSGIRKKRSMDRFKQGGAYHKDYAIDPKTGGVRGYDSKNIHGKYPHVNIKRRDKKKVLINITGK, encoded by the coding sequence ATGACCGCCTGTGACGGGGCAACGTATACGTGGAATGCCGAAAACCGTCTGATCGCCGCTGAGACAGCGGACAGAAAGATCACGTTCCTGTACGATTACATGGGCCGCCGGGTGCGAAAGCAGGTTTACAGCGGAACGCCGGGCAGTTGGAACGCATTGCCGGATGAGACCCGCGTGTTTGTCTATAACGGATGGAACCTGATCCGGGAGACGGTCACGGGGACTGCGAGCGGTGAGACGTATTATGTGTGGGGCTTTGATCTGAGCCAGTTCATGCAGGGTGCGGGCGGCATCGGCGGGCTGCTGTGCAGTGTGTCCGGGGGAGAGGTGCGCCGGTACACATACGACGCCAACGGCAACGTGGGCCAGCTTGTGGACGAAAGCGGCGTGATTGTTGCGCATTATGAATACGACCCCTTCGGCAATGAGATCAGGGCAGACGGAGCCGGAGCGCAGGACAACCCGTTCCGGTTCTCCACGAAGTACCTTGATGCGGAGACGGGGTTTTATTATTACGGGTTCAGGTATTATGTGCCGAAGATTGGGAGATGGATTAACCGTGACCCGTTGGGTGAAGAAGGCGGGTATAATTTATATGCGTTTGTTTTTAATAATTCGTTTGCTTATGTCGATCCTTTTGGGATGCAGGGACTTTCCGATTATATTTACAAAATACATGACCATTCCAAAAAGTTGGGTGCCTATCATCTCACCCAGATGAGAAAAGCTCTTCGGACTTTGGATTTGGCGGGATATCTGCTCAACGGATTCAATGCCGCCTTTTATAACACAGCATCTGTTTTTATTCCCGAAAACGACGATGAGATGTTCCTGGCTCTGGTCACGTTCGACATGGGACCCGCAATGGGCGAAGGACTGATTTATATCGCAAGAGGATCAAAGGGGCTGTATTACAAATTTTTCAAGAAATGCGGTGATGATCTGATCGAAGTTGCTCCGAAAGAGCTTCCAAAAGAAGTTGCGAGAACAATTCCGAGAAATCTGTCGAAAGCCGCCGGTAAGCAAGGCTGCTTTGTTGCAGGCACACCTGTTCGGACAATTGAAGGGTTACGTTTTATTGAAGATATCGAAGCGGATGATTTTGTTCTGGCACGGGATACGGAAACAGGTGAATTCTCCTGGCGGAAAGTGGTCCGCACATTTGTCCGGGATGATCAGCAGATTATTGAATTAAAATTGGAAGGGGAAAACGGTACAAAAGAAAAAATAGGCGCCACTGTCGAACATCCGTTCTGGGTGAAAGACCGGGGATGGATCGGCGCACGGGAACTGCTGCCCGGTGATGAAGTGTTTACCTCAAAAGGCGGCTGGCTGAAAGTCACCGGAAGCACATGGCTTTCCGGGAAACAGGCGGTCTACAATTTTGAGGTGGACGGTCTCCACAATTATTTTGTGGGTGAAACCGGGGCATGGGTGCATAATGAGAGTTATGTTAAAATTTCGAAAGAAGCGAGCCTTTTGAGAACTGGGGGGAATGACACTACTGTAAATGTTAAAACTAAAGCTGAGGCTGACAAGTTGTTAAAAGAAGCTTTTCCTGATTACCAGAAGGTAAATGGGGTCGGACCACAGGATACTTCCGGAATTAGAAAAAAACGCTCAATGGATCGTTTTAAACAGGGAGGAGCTTATCATAAAGATTATGCTATTGATCCAAAGACTGGTGGCGTGAGAGGCTATGATTCAAAAAATATTCATGGAAAGTATCCTCACGTAAATATAAAAAGACGTGATAAAAAAAAGGTTCTTATTAATATTACAGGGAAGTAG
- a CDS encoding DUF2750 domain-containing protein encodes MEVKKMHEKQIENLLNLSAEERYDFFIRHCAGFEEVWGLSVEDDNWIVFRDKDGDDVFPVWPHTDLAEVCCFDEHKDLNAKPRRIQLDEFLQECIPEMVADKIWFGIFFNHKREGLIIDGNRLKKALEEEVRTVWE; translated from the coding sequence ATGGAAGTCAAAAAAATGCATGAAAAGCAGATAGAAAATTTGTTAAACCTGTCCGCAGAAGAACGGTATGATTTTTTTATCAGACATTGTGCCGGCTTTGAAGAGGTTTGGGGATTGAGTGTGGAGGATGACAATTGGATAGTTTTCAGGGACAAAGACGGGGATGATGTTTTTCCGGTATGGCCCCACACCGATCTCGCAGAAGTCTGCTGTTTTGATGAACATAAAGATTTGAATGCCAAACCTCGGAGGATTCAATTGGACGAGTTTCTTCAGGAATGCATTCCGGAGATGGTTGCCGACAAAATCTGGTTTGGTATATTTTTTAACCACAAGCGGGAAGGTCTTATAATTGATGGGAATCGTCTGAAAAAAGCTTTAGAAGAAGAGGTTAGAACGGTATGGGAATAG